The Arachis duranensis cultivar V14167 chromosome 2, aradu.V14167.gnm2.J7QH, whole genome shotgun sequence genome has a window encoding:
- the LOC107475721 gene encoding LOB domain-containing protein 19-like — protein sequence MDCGGSDENNQQRGGPCGACKFLRRKCVKGCIFAPYFDSEQGTSHFAAVHKVFGASNASKLLMRIPPHKRLDAVLTLSYEALSRVRDPVYGCVAHIFALQQQVVNLQAELTYVQARLATMHRIPIAAAAASPPTLHSSSSLDHLASSNADLQNASNNMGMNFNPPPQPPPHSTPLESSIFINSSDEPPPPLLLEDGDLQTLAREFVTRYLPGVRFQPSNNSH from the exons aTGGATTGTGGTGGTAGTGATGAAAATAATCAACAAAGAGGTGGGCCTtgtggagcttgcaagttctTGAGAAGGAAGTGTGTGAAGGGATGCATATTTGCACCATACTTTGACTCAGAGCAAGGAACTTCACACTTTGCTGCGGTGCATAAGGTTTTTGGTGCAAGCAATGCATCTAAGCTTCTCATGAGGATCCCTCCACATAAGAGGCTTGATGCTGTTCTCACTCTTTCTTATGAGGCTCTTTCTAGGGTTAGAGACCCTGTTTATGGTTGTGTTGCTCATATCTTTGCTCTTCAACAACAG GTTGTGAACTTGCAAGCAGAATTAACATATGTTCAGGCCCGTCTTGCTACAATGCATCGCATCCCTAtagctgctgctgctgcttcaCCACCAACTCttcattcatcatcatccttAGATCACTTGGCATCATCAAATGCTGACTTGCAAAATGCCTCTAACAATATGGGCATGAACTTTAATCCTCCTCCTCAGCCACCACCACACTCAACACCATTAGAATCAAGTATCTTCATCAACTCATCAGatgaaccaccaccaccactactaCTTGAGGATGGGGATCTTCAAACTTTGGCAAGAGAATTTGTCACTAGGTACTTGCCCGGAGTAAGATTCCAGCCATCTAATAATTCTCACTAA